A stretch of Miscanthus floridulus cultivar M001 chromosome 13, ASM1932011v1, whole genome shotgun sequence DNA encodes these proteins:
- the LOC136499367 gene encoding uncharacterized protein, whose translation MYEELPHKCLEEEEAEVVEVFPHIHHHHHRLLSNSWQYRHRSCKRQLQGEAQDWWESFEYGRPANAPPVTWQEFKENFRSYHIPEGLIELKQEEFRALKQGSMSVAEYRDKFAQLSRYAPNEVANDADKQRRFLKGLYDGLQLQLMSNTYPNFQTLVNRAIVIDNKCKEMEAKKRRLQGQASGSNTHPRTNPQQGFQQRF comes from the exons atgtatgaggagcttccccataa atgtctggaagaggaagaggctgaggtcgtggaggtgttcccccacatccaccaccaccaccaccgtctatTGAGCAACTCTTGGCAGTACAGACATAGATCATGCAAGC gacagctccagggagaagcacaagactggtgggagtcattcgagtatggacgtcccgccaatgctcctcctgtcacctggcaggagttcaaggAGAATTTCAGATCTTATCACATACCAGAGGGATTGATAGaactcaagcaggaggaattcagagcactaaagcagggatccatgtccgtcgctgagtaccgtgacaagtttgcccagttgtcacgttatgctccgaATGAAGTTGCTAATGATGCTGACAAGCAACGccgctttctcaagggtctgtatgatggttTGCAACTACAACTTATGTCAAACACGTACCCCAACTTTCAGacgctggtgaatcgcgctattgttattgacaacaagtgcaaggagatggaggccaagaagaggaggcttcagggacaggccTCTGGGAGCAATACTCATCCGCGTACCAATCCTCAGCAAGGATTCCAGCAGAGGTTTTAG